A stretch of Carnobacteriaceae bacterium zg-C25 DNA encodes these proteins:
- a CDS encoding MBL fold metallo-hydrolase: protein MNYFTVEQVTPRIFRIQSRFGVCSYVVQGRQKAIVIDTTLGIGHLKNVVEKLVTTPYEIVLTHAHIDHASGLSEFSVPMYLHQDDWALYDTHCGDAHRETIFFKTDIFDGANQVPKEDFIPYGAVNFLPIEDGQTMPLGDLDLVCYHVPGHTKGSIVIYIPQEKILITGDAIGENTLIIFEESATIKTHYQSLKKLVALQLPIDMVLRQHGSNVSFPCVLENNLALAKQILEHCDDRVPTTTYGVCCFKGKDLQLYQEDDARRIGNIYYIDALVD, encoded by the coding sequence ATGAATTATTTTACAGTTGAACAAGTGACACCGCGAATTTTTCGCATTCAAAGTCGATTTGGTGTGTGTTCTTACGTCGTGCAAGGGCGTCAAAAAGCGATTGTAATCGATACGACTTTAGGTATCGGTCATTTAAAAAATGTCGTGGAAAAGTTAGTGACGACACCGTATGAGATTGTACTCACACATGCGCATATTGATCACGCTAGTGGATTGAGCGAATTTAGTGTGCCGATGTATTTACATCAAGATGATTGGGCGTTGTACGACACACATTGTGGAGACGCTCATCGTGAAACCATCTTTTTTAAAACGGATATTTTTGATGGAGCTAATCAAGTACCGAAAGAAGATTTTATCCCGTACGGCGCTGTAAATTTTTTACCGATAGAAGATGGTCAAACGATGCCATTAGGCGATTTAGATTTGGTGTGTTATCATGTGCCGGGACATACAAAAGGCTCAATTGTCATTTATATCCCACAAGAAAAAATATTAATAACGGGCGATGCCATTGGTGAAAATACATTAATTATTTTTGAAGAGAGCGCTACAATAAAAACGCATTACCAATCATTAAAAAAGTTAGTGGCATTACAGTTGCCAATAGACATGGTGTTGCGACAACATGGTAGTAATGTATCATTTCCTTGTGTTCTTGAGAATAATTTAGCATTGGCTAAACAAATTTTAGAGCATTGTGATGATAGAGTGCCTACCACGACATATGGCGTATGTTGTTTTAAAGGTAAAGATTTACAATTGTATCAAGAAGATGATGCTAGACGAATTGGCAATATTTATTATATCGATGCTTTAGTTGATTAA